CCCGGGCGGCGGCCGTCACGGCGGTGTGCGCGTGTGCCCGGTCGCCGAAGGCGAGCCCGGCCCGCACGGTGACCCGTCGGCGCCGTACGCGTACCCGCACCGCTCCGATGCCGTCCACGTCCGCCACCGCGTCGCGGACCAGGGCCTGGACCGCCGAGCGGTCCACCGCGGCGTCGACGCGGGCCGACGAGGTGCGGACGGTGGACTGGCGACGGCGGCCGGGGGTGAGAGCGAGAACTATCATCCAGACGCCCGCCAGGGCCGTCAGCCCGCCCAGGGCGACGACGGCCGGATCGCCGGGCCCGTGTCCGGCCGCCCAGTGCACGGCGGAGGTCCGCCAGGCGGCGGCCGTCCGGTGCGTGGCGTGCACGCGGACCAGGTCGAAGGCGAGCGCGCCGCACACCAGGGCGGCCACCGCGGACAGCACGGCGACCGGGATCCGGCGCCGGGACCACCAGCGCCGGGGCGTACGGCTCCCACGGGCGTCCGGGGCGGCTTCCGGGTCCGGGGACACCAGGGGGTGGGAGGAGGTCGGCGGGGTGAGCGAGGTGACGCTGACGCGCGCGGCCGGCACATCGAGGCCCGTCAGTTCCCGGGTGCGCTCCACGACGTGCCGCTGAACGTCCCGCACGGTGTCGGCCAGCGGAGCCGGATAGGGCAGCGACACGGCGAGGGACAGGTCCGCCCGCCTGCCGCGCACGGACGCCGCGGCCCGGGTCGTCCGGGCCGTCCCGGTCGTCCTGGCCGTATCGGTCGTCCGGGCGCCGTCCTGGGAGGGCAGCGCCTCGGCGGTCGCCCGTTCGGCGATCCGGCGCACCGCCCGTTCCGAGACGGTGGTGGTGCCGCGCTGTGCGGCGGCGGTCATCGACGGCTCCGCTCGAACGCGTCCCGCACGCCCCGCACATCCCGGATGCCGCCGCCCTCGGCCCACCGGCCCAGTACCCAGCCCAGGGCGCCGAGAGCGGCCACCAGCAGGAAGGCGCCGAACCCGCCGAACCAGCCGGCGAACGCCAGGGCCATACCCGCGATCATCCCTACGAACGGTGTGCTCATGCCCATCCACCTCTCACCCGGTCCACTCCTCCCCGTGCCCCTGACCGGCTGCCCTACTCCACGCGGGCCTCGGTCGTGCTCGCGGACTCCTCGTCCTCGGGCAGGTGGACGTCGTTGACGGTGATGTTCACCTCGACGACCTCCAGGCCGGTGACGCGCTCCACGGCGGAGACGACGTTCTCCCGGACGTCCTGGGCGACGTCCATGACGGACACCCCGTACTCGACGACCAGGTCCAGGTCGATGGCCGTCTGCCGCTCGCCCACCTCGACCTTCACCCCGCGGCCCACGTTGGGACGGCCGCCGGGCACGCGTTCGCGTACGGCGCCGAAGCTGCGCGAGAGTCCGCCGCCCATGTCGTGCACACCGGGGATCTCCCGGGCGGCGATGCCCGCGACCTTCACCACGACGACGTCGGCGATCGACGTCCGGCCACGGTTCGCGGCCGGCTGGTCGGCTCCCGTCGAGCCGCCGGACACGGCCGTCGTCGTCTGCGGCGGCCTGCCCGGCTGCGGGGCGGTCAGGTTCAGGTCCCGGTCCTTGTCGGCGTTGGCGACTGGTGCGGTCTGCGTGGTCATGGCATGCCCATCTCTGTCTCGTCGCTGATGTGCCTTCACTCCGTCAGACCCGTCCCGGCCGGGTCTGTGACGCGGGTACCCGGAAAAACCTCGGGGCGCCACCGAAGTGGCGCCCCGAATGTGACAACCCGAAGGTGACGGTCCGTCAGCTGGTCGGCATGAGGACGGTGTCGATGATGTAGACGTTGGCGTTGGCGGTCTTCACGTTGCCGCAGACGACCTTGGCGGAGTCGTTGACGGTGTAGGACTCACCGGAGCCCGAGGTGGTCACCTTCGACGTCTCCAGGGTGTCGAAGGAGCCCTTCTCCAGGTCCTTCGGGGTCAGCTTCTGGCCCACCACGTGGTAGGTGAGGATCTTCGTCAGCTGGGCCTTGTCGTTCAGGACCTTGTCGAGGGTCGCCTTGGGGATCTTGGCGAAGGCGTCGTTGGTCGGCGCGAACACGGTGATGTTCTGGGCGTTGTTGAGGGTGTCGACGAGACCGGCCTTCGTCACCGCCGCCACCAGTGTGGACAGGGCCGGGTTGTTGGACGCGGCGGTGGCCACCGGGTCCTGGGCCATGCCGTCGAACGAGCCGGCACCGCTCGCGGGCACCGCCGAACAGGCCGAGCCGAACGGCTTGTCCGCCGTGGTGGTGGTGCCGGTGGAGCCGGTCATGCCGTCGTCGGAGGTGTCGGCCGACGCGGACGCCTTCGTCGAGGCGTCGGACGTGGCGGAGTCGGAGCCGGAGTCGGAGCAGGCGCTCAGGCCCAGCGGCAGGACGGCCGCCGCGGCGACGGTCACGGCGACCCGACGGATACGGCTGATGCGGTTGATACGAGTGTTCATGGTGTTTCTCCTGTGAGTCGATGCGGCCCGAGCCGCGTTCGTACGGGGGTTGGGAAAGGTGGCTTGAGGGGGCAGGGCAGGGGCAGGGGCGCCAGTGGGTGTCGGGGAGGTCCGGGAAGTCAGGAAGGTCTGGGGTCAGTCGACGGTCACGACCACCGAGTGCCATCCGGTGGCGCCGTCGGGGACGGTGCGGGCGCGCTTCTCGGTCTGTGTCGCGCCGGTGCGGTCTGTGGCGCGGACAGTGAGGGTGTGGCCGCCCTTGGTGGCCTGCCAGGGGAAGGACCACTGACGCCAGGTGTCGCGGGTGTCCTCGGCGGCCAGCCGGGCCTCCTGCCAGGGGCCGTCGTCGACCCGGACCTCGACCCTGTCGATGCCGCGGTGCTGGGCCCAGGCGACTCCGCCGACCATGACCCTGCCGGTCTTGGGCCGGGCGAACGGCTTGGGGGTGTCGATGCGGGACTCGGTCTTGATCGGCGCTCTGCGGGCCCAGCCGCGCCTGACCCAGTAGGGGTCGTAGGAGTCGAACGTGGTGAGCTCGATGTCCTTGATCCACTTGCAGGCGGAGACATAGCCGTAGAGGCCGGGCACCACCATGCGGACCGGGAAGCCGTGCTCGAAGGGCAGCGGTTCGCCGTTCATGCCCAGCGCGAGGAGGGCGTCGCGGCCGTCCATCACGTCCTCCACCGGGCTGCCGATCGTCATCCCGTCCACGGAACGGGCCACCAACTGGTCGGCCGGACCGCCCTTCGAGGGCGGCCGCACCCCGCACTCGGCCAGCAACTCGGCCAGTCGTACGCCGATCCAGCGGGCGTTGCCGACGTACGGGCCGCCGACCTCGTTCGACACACAGGTGAGCGTGATGTCCCGCTCGACCAGCTCGCGCCGCAGCAGGTCGTCGAAGGAGAGGGTGACCGGGCGGACGACGCCGGCGCCGTGGATGCGCAGCCGCCAGTCCGTGGCGTCGACCCTGGGCACCACCAGGGCGGTGTCGACGCGGTAGAAGTCGGCGTTGGGCGTGACGAAGGGGCTCACCCCGGGGACCCGCAGTCCGGCGCCCCTGGGCACGGCCCGGGCCGGGGAACCGGGCACCGGCAGCACCACGTTCTTGCGGGAGGCGACCGCGTCCCGCCCGCCGGCACTGCTCAGGGCGCGGCCGAGCAGACCTGCTCCCGCCGATGCCACGGCCGCCGCGCCCGCCGCGATCACGAAGCCGCGCCGGTCCCAGCCCTCATCGGACGGCTCACCCTCGCCCGAAGGAAGGGCGCCGGGCGCGGGGGCCCGGGGTGCGAGACGGCCTGCGAGGACGTACAGCAGTACGGCTCCGGCGACGGCGCCCGCCACGGAGGGCAGCGCGTCCGTGGCCCCGGTCGAGTCGGGCCTGCTCGTCGCCGCGACGGCGCCGACCGCCCCGAACAACAGCACACCGGCCGCCCCGCTGCGCCTGAACCGCAGGGCGAGAATTCCGAGTGCCAGTGCGAAAAGGGCCAGTACCGCGAGAATTCCGAGCTGGAGAACCAGCTTGTCGTCGGAACCGAAATTCCGGATCGCCCAGTCCTTGACGGCGGCGGGAGTCCTGTCGATCGCCGCGCCGCCCACTGCGACGACAGGACCGGCCTGCGGACGCACGCCTTCCGCCACCGCCTCGGCGACCGTGAGCGCGGCGAATCCCGCCAGGACGCCGCTGAGCGCGCCCAGCAGCGGCGGTGCTTTCTTCTCGTTCTCGGTCACGGTGGGAATCCGGCCCCGAAAGCCCGGCGGATTGGTCGTTCCCACGGTCGGATGATTTTCCCGTTCCGACCAATCCGCGCCCGCTTCCGTTACGGAAAAAGGGGAGTGAAAGCGCCCTCGCGCGGCATCCGTACGGTGCCCGTCTCCCGAAGTACTCCATGTTCTTCCGGTTCTTCGGGTTCTTGGTGTTCTCCGTAACGGGGACGGCGCTGCGGTGTCCAACCTTCGGAAGACCGGAAGACGGTAGGACACAGGAGACCGGGAGACCGGACGAGAGGAGCCGCCCAGTGGCGGGTGACCGCACCCGGAGCGCACCACCGGACACCCGGACCGACCCGGACGACGTCCTGCTGACGGTCCGGGCCGGCGAAGGTGACGAGGACGCCTTCGCCGTGCTCGTGCAGCGGCACGCGCCGGCACTCATCCGGCTCGCCACGGGGCTGCTCGGGATCCGTACCGAGGCGGAGGACGCCGTGCAGGACGCCTTCCTCAGCGCCTGGCGGAGGCTGCCCGAGTTCCAGGGGCGCTCCTCCTTCGGCACGTGGACATACCGGATCGTCACCAACCGCTGCCTGAACGTGCTGCGGGCCCGCAAACCCGTGGCCTCGCTGGAGGCGGCGGGTGACGTGCCCGCGGCCGACCACACCACCTCCCCCGCCCGCATCACGGAGGCCCACGAAGCCGTCCGCGAGCTGCGGGAGGCCCTCGACCTGCTCTCTGCCGAACAGCGGGCCTGCTGGGTGCTGCGCGAACTGGACGGCCGCTCCTACGAGTTCATCGCGGACGCGGTCGGCATCAGCCAGGAGGCCGTCCGCGCCCGTGTCTTCCGCGCCCGCCGTTGTCTCACCCAAGCACTGGGGGCCTGGCGATGACCGACCGCACCGATCCGCCCTACAACGCGTCCGCCCACGGTGACGACGACGAACTCCTGCCGTGCGGACGGCTGTTGTCGCGCACCTGGAACGACTGGGAACAGCGGTCCGACGACACCGACGCCAACGATGATCACCTGCGGTCCTGCCCGCACTGCCGGCAGGCCGTGAGCGGACTCGACCGGCTGGAGTCCGTGGTGCGCGGCCTCCAGGAGGAGGCGGACGCCTCCGCCTACGACGCCGGGCCGCTGACCCGGCGGGTCATGGACGTCGTACGGCTCGAACTGCGTCCGGGCCGCCCCCTTCCCCTCGGTGAACCCGCCGAGGACCTGTGGATCATGGAGGCGGTCGCGGCCCGCGCGCTGCGCGCGGCAGCCGAGACGGTCGCGGGCGTCCGGGCAGGCTCCTGCCGGCTTTTCGACGCTCCGGCCGATGGTTCGGTCGATGCCCTGCCCGATGCCGATGCCGATGCCCTGTCCGACGACGCCACCCGCGCCGTCGGGATCCGTCTCGACATCCACGCTCCGGCCGACGTCTCCCTGCCCGACCTCGCCGCCCGGGTGCGTGAGCGGGTGTGGGAGGCCGCGGACCGCGAACTGGGCATCGTCGTGGCGGCTGTGGACATCCGTGTCACCGATCTCCTCCCCACCACGGCCGACGACGGCCAGGAAGAAGGTCGTACGCCATGACCGTGCACCAGGAGAGCACCGCGCACGCGGCCCTCGTCGCGGACCTCACCGCGGCCGTGGAGGGCGTGCCGGGGGTGGCCTTCCTCAGGCCGGGCCTGGCAGACCGGCTGCG
The DNA window shown above is from Streptomyces sp. NBC_01451 and carries:
- a CDS encoding DUF6286 domain-containing Asp23/Gls24 family envelope stress response protein, coding for MTAAAQRGTTTVSERAVRRIAERATAEALPSQDGARTTDTARTTGTARTTRAAASVRGRRADLSLAVSLPYPAPLADTVRDVQRHVVERTRELTGLDVPAARVSVTSLTPPTSSHPLVSPDPEAAPDARGSRTPRRWWSRRRIPVAVLSAVAALVCGALAFDLVRVHATHRTAAAWRTSAVHWAAGHGPGDPAVVALGGLTALAGVWMIVLALTPGRRRQSTVRTSSARVDAAVDRSAVQALVRDAVADVDGIGAVRVRVRRRRVTVRAGLAFGDRAHAHTAVTAAARDTLAGCLLSGGPRLRVTVAPEPVWQRPVPPADAPGPGDSGSTPTPALATAFPTATTSKVTASTRTPTPTSTSATTSATATTTAPGVDQ
- a CDS encoding fasciclin domain-containing protein, encoding MNTRINRISRIRRVAVTVAAAAVLPLGLSACSDSGSDSATSDASTKASASADTSDDGMTGSTGTTTTADKPFGSACSAVPASGAGSFDGMAQDPVATAASNNPALSTLVAAVTKAGLVDTLNNAQNITVFAPTNDAFAKIPKATLDKVLNDKAQLTKILTYHVVGQKLTPKDLEKGSFDTLETSKVTTSGSGESYTVNDSAKVVCGNVKTANANVYIIDTVLMPTS
- a CDS encoding sulfite oxidase, which gives rise to MTENEKKAPPLLGALSGVLAGFAALTVAEAVAEGVRPQAGPVVAVGGAAIDRTPAAVKDWAIRNFGSDDKLVLQLGILAVLALFALALGILALRFRRSGAAGVLLFGAVGAVAATSRPDSTGATDALPSVAGAVAGAVLLYVLAGRLAPRAPAPGALPSGEGEPSDEGWDRRGFVIAAGAAAVASAGAGLLGRALSSAGGRDAVASRKNVVLPVPGSPARAVPRGAGLRVPGVSPFVTPNADFYRVDTALVVPRVDATDWRLRIHGAGVVRPVTLSFDDLLRRELVERDITLTCVSNEVGGPYVGNARWIGVRLAELLAECGVRPPSKGGPADQLVARSVDGMTIGSPVEDVMDGRDALLALGMNGEPLPFEHGFPVRMVVPGLYGYVSACKWIKDIELTTFDSYDPYWVRRGWARRAPIKTESRIDTPKPFARPKTGRVMVGGVAWAQHRGIDRVEVRVDDGPWQEARLAAEDTRDTWRQWSFPWQATKGGHTLTVRATDRTGATQTEKRARTVPDGATGWHSVVVTVD
- a CDS encoding RNA polymerase sigma factor, with amino-acid sequence MAGDRTRSAPPDTRTDPDDVLLTVRAGEGDEDAFAVLVQRHAPALIRLATGLLGIRTEAEDAVQDAFLSAWRRLPEFQGRSSFGTWTYRIVTNRCLNVLRARKPVASLEAAGDVPAADHTTSPARITEAHEAVRELREALDLLSAEQRACWVLRELDGRSYEFIADAVGISQEAVRARVFRARRCLTQALGAWR
- a CDS encoding Asp23/Gls24 family envelope stress response protein — protein: MTDRTDPPYNASAHGDDDELLPCGRLLSRTWNDWEQRSDDTDANDDHLRSCPHCRQAVSGLDRLESVVRGLQEEADASAYDAGPLTRRVMDVVRLELRPGRPLPLGEPAEDLWIMEAVAARALRAAAETVAGVRAGSCRLFDAPADGSVDALPDADADALSDDATRAVGIRLDIHAPADVSLPDLAARVRERVWEAADRELGIVVAAVDIRVTDLLPTTADDGQEEGRTP
- a CDS encoding Asp23/Gls24 family envelope stress response protein encodes the protein MTTQTAPVANADKDRDLNLTAPQPGRPPQTTTAVSGGSTGADQPAANRGRTSIADVVVVKVAGIAAREIPGVHDMGGGLSRSFGAVRERVPGGRPNVGRGVKVEVGERQTAIDLDLVVEYGVSVMDVAQDVRENVVSAVERVTGLEVVEVNITVNDVHLPEDEESASTTEARVE